In the Populus nigra chromosome 2, ddPopNigr1.1, whole genome shotgun sequence genome, AACCTTGATATCAACAATAAACAGTATAGCATACTACATTAAGTATTGACATAATAAGATACTATAATTCGCAAGTTGAAAGCTGTGCAGCAAATTTTGTGCTAGTTAAGCTtcggaaaagaaagaaatttttgaAACAGTTAATTAGGAGTGTTTCAACCAGAGGATATAGGGGATGATAAGGGGAACATAGCAAGTGAGACAAAAATTAACCTCCTAATACAGAGGACTATTTACATCCTGAAATCAATGCTCAAACTCAACCATTTGAAAGAACAccataaataagattttttgtaGCCAAGCAAACAGCAAACAAAATTGGGTTAAACTTCAAATGAAAAAGAGTAACATCTGAAACTCCAATCAGGAGAAGTGTATGCCAGCCATATTGAACTGAGAGAGCAAGTGTAAGAACTCCTCTTGCGAGAGTTTGGATGACCTCTTTTCAGAATAATCTCTCTCTTTCAACACAGCCAAAACCTTTTGCTTGAATTCAGAGGCCTCACCGTCTGCATCACCATCCTCCACCTCCATTTCGTCATCCGTTCCATCATCCATGTCCATGCTGTGATCCTCCTTAGAATCTCCCAGTCCCAAAATGTCCATCTCAGCATTAGTACTCCCCGAGGAACCATTTTGCAATTGCTGCAGCGCCTGAAGGGTCTTGTAGTTCTTTTCAAGCATGGAGAGGAcattttttatcctaaaaatagAACCAAGTGTCTTGTTCTTTCGAATGAAACAAATCCTTATGAATCCATCCCATTCCTTAGGATTCACCTGGGGACGTGGTTTCCTCGGCTCAATTCGAACAACAGAGGAATCCACCTTGGGTGGAGGCCTGAAATTGTTCTTCCCAACTTTGAGAAGATGGGAGACTCTAGCATAGAGTTGGGTATTAACAGAAAGACGACAGTATAAGGTATCACCTGGCTGAGCAACAAGTCTCATAGCAAATTCTCTCTGAAACATAATGATGGCACACCTGAAGGAAGGTTGATGATTCAATAATTTGAATGTGAGGGGTGAGGATATCTGATAAGGGATATTTGCCACACATATATCGAAATAAGGAAGGTCTGTCTTTAGCACATCACCCTGGATCACCTGTGAATGCCGAGTGATTAGTTTTTCGTAAGAGATAAACAACTTGCCAAATTAGCAATGATAATGATACCTTTAAGCGATTAGAGAAAGGGGTGCCTTGAAAGCGGCGTTGAAGCTCGAGAACCATGCGAGGGTCGAGCTCAATAGCAACAACCATTTTTCCAGCTTCGAGAAGTTTCTTGGTGAGATTTCCAGTACCAGGACCAATCTCAAGAACAACGTCGGTGCTCTTGATGCCTGATTTTTGGACTATGGAGTCAACAAGTAGAGGGTTCTTGAGGATGTGTTGTCCTTTGGATTTGTGGAAGGATATGCCTCCTTGGTAGTGATTTGAGGAAGGTGCCCCCCGTGATGATGGCTTCTCTTTTCTTATCTTACCGCCTGCCATTGCTGCTGCGGCTGCTGGTGGTAGCAGAGATACGCTACACTATAGATTATAGAAACGGAAGGAGGCAGGGAATACAATACTGGGCTTTAGGGTTTGACGCTTGATAATTATTTCTCGATGGCTATAAAGGCAccgcctttttttattttgtttttttttattttgtttttttttttgggggggggggggtgggacAAGTTCAGCCCCTCAACTTATGCTAAGTATGTCGGTTTCGTCCCTAGAGGAAGGTAGACAGATTTTGTGAGGAAAAGAGAGGTTCTACTTTAAGCTAACATAAACGCTAGATACACATGACATGATGACATGTTTTCCAAGTGTTCATGAACGTTTTAGTTTGTTTCTagctaattgtttttatttttgtttttttatttaaatatttatacttttagtaaaagctatatttttttaaggaaaaattacccttattatcattattttttatttaataacgcaaaaataaaaaataatatcatcaatattaatattataactttgttatcaaattaatattacaacttggcaaaaaaaaactaaatcaaacactTTATGTGCAATATAAAATCGACACCACTTCCATAATTCTCATAAATACAAATACTATAAAATCAAATCTAGCCACCCAGGAACTTCATAGAGTACCCAAGAGGTTGCATGTGTAATTCATGTTGTCAGGGCTTGCCCCAAATTCCTGAGAAAGGAAAGCATGCGCTTGTTTTCTTGTTGTCAAGATtgtgttaaaattttagaatgctTCAAAATGAAATGGGATGATCTTGAAAACAGCTCTGTATTTGTTCATCATGATCCTGCCAGACTACATATACCAATGCAATAGAAGTAATGGATTTAGACCGATGAGAGCACAAGAGTGCAGGGATAGCTATATTCATGTTCTCCATGGTTGTCCTCTCAAGGCATCTATCAGAATCTTCCACGGGCTTTGATTCTCCAAACACCAGTAGTTCCGCAGAAACCAAGGAAATTTAGGAATGCGCCATTCACTTGCTGAATTTCAAAGCCTctaatttagaaatgtatttttggtaaaaatcaaaatctcaattCACCAAAACACCAACTTAATTTCAAAGTCCCAAACTTTCGACAAATTTTGGCAAAATTAGGAGAAATAATGATTGAGTTTTCCAAAATTGTGCATGAGTTTTGATTAATGATTGTTAATGTCCAGAGGGAAATAagagatggagagagagagagagagagaagaaaggagAGAAGGTAAGAAGGAAGAGACTAAATAATATATAcaaggataatttaattattttattaaatttaaaaatttatgtttaacCAGGGTGTAAATGATAGTTTTTCAAATCAGAACAGGTAATTGTAACAGGAACCAAACTATTATGtgcaaaatgtattttttttttcttttttatataaaaaaataatttgattaatatttataatatggaATGCTAtctttgtaattttcataagactcgaaaaaatataaataaaaaattaaaacaacaaaatatatatataaattattcaaattaaaaaaaacaaaaaaaattaacatgccttaaaaaaaaagattttagacACATTCAATTTCCTCCACTTTTTCCATGATTAAATATATCTCTTAGCTTTATTTTggtaagttaaaaaattaattatttaaaaaacttgaaacagTTTTAAATACAAATCCACAGCAAAGATACATTAAGAAAATCcacaactattttatttttattttcaaattttaatcccGTATAAAGATTTCAATTGATGGAAACATCAACTACTGACTAATGAATTAGAAAAACACTcgatttataaattttgaaagtttagacatttaaatataaaaagagagaggtATACAacactaaaaagaaaagtgCAAGCACTCAACTAGTTTGTGTGCATCTGACAATCATGTCACGTGTCAATCTTATTTATGGTCATGTGAGAATAAGATAAATGGAATCTAAAGGAAACATAATATtagcaaaaatttaaaattcagatttttagcAAACAATATTTAAACCACGTTCTTCTATGACTTTGATGCACCGCCAGATAAAAAAGTCTATTCAGGTTTGTTCACACACAAATTCCAGTATTGAACCCAGCCACTCGTTCAGAATCGACCCAGTTAACTCGTTAAGAGGTCATCCAAGAATCCGACtaaatatcattttcatttcttgtttttttttttttcctatgaaaTGCAATGCCATGGAAGCTATAGTGACCTGTACATTATGGGAAACTCTCACCGTATCCATTTCCCCTCCCATTCTGTCAAAAAAATGATTGCAACAGCTATTTTCATAGGGCATTCTAGCATCCTAAAGTTTGTAGGATTCATTTTACAAAAATTGGACAGATGAGGAAGGAAAgcttaaaaaactataaaaacaaagggaaaaatTATTGGACTTCCTACATCTTTGATAATTTCCTTGTAAACCATTCAGAGAGGCGCTTCATTTTGTGTGATAGCTCAGCGCTTAACTCAAAAAAATCTTGGGCATTTTTCATCATCACCTGTATGTCATGCTTCACCGCTTCAAAGCTCCGATAATAGTTGCTTTCTAACCTCGACCGGATAATTTCAGGACACAGAGGTACTGAAAATCTGCAAAACTCCCACAAAACCAAAGATCAGTTGAAGAACTTCTACATCCACACCAGCAGATGCAGCTCTAAATAGCAAATTGTATCGACAAGTGAATACAGAGCACTACATTATCTATAGATGCCTGCATAAACTGCATATCCTTTCTAAAGGGATGTAGCACTGCATTTGCACAACCCATCAATTGTAAGGTTGATTAGAATCTTTAAGTTATATCGTGGAACATAAAAGCACACACTAACTTCATAATCTGTTGTTTCCAGAGGCTGATCGAGTAGTTACCAGTAGATGGCAGGAAGCGACATTTCCACAGACTAATATCTAATTACATTTGACCCTTTTTCAACAACTCTGAATACAAGCTGGTTTCTTTGTAGTAGTACATCACGACAGGAGAACAAAAATTGTTTGCAAAATAAATAGAGTAATGACCCTCCTAGGCCAGAGGGGTGACAGATAACAAAACAAAGAGGAAGCTTCATAACATATACCTGTTAAAGAAATCCCACTTACGAGAAGCCTCATTCAATTTTTGAATTCCGTAAGAATCCTGCAAGATTTAGAGTAGAACCATCAAAACCAtgagaaaacactttccatgTTCAAAAATTCAAGATAGAACGGATTTCCAGATGAAAGCTTCTCTACCTGATTTTTCTTTGCTGATTGCTCTAATTTATTGAACAAAGATAGTAGTCTATTTGTTATATCAAAATCTATATGGGGGTGCTCCCATGGAATGCCAAGATCATGCAATTCCCATGGACTGTGTTTGTGCAAAGTTGGATCAGACGTGTATATGACTTCATATCTCTCCCAAGGACTATCCGGAAAGTCAACAGATTTTGCCTGCACAGAAACAATATCCCCTTCCCACCATTCACCACCTTCCCCATTCTCATTCCTCCACCACACCTCACATCTATCCCTAGTATTCCAATCTCTATTGATGGAAGCATCATATCGTgttttttcaacaacaaaatcagGAAAATCAATCAGTTCAGGCAGGGTCAGCTTGAATGCTTTGCCAAAAGCAACAGATGAAGGATCTACAAATCTAAGTGTGATTTTACAGCAGCTATCCCCCGAACCAGGAACTATGGCATAATCAAGGTCTTCTACCTTGCAAATTTCCACTGCACTTAGGTGTCCCTTGATTAAACTCCAAGGACCTTTTTCTCGTAGACTATATAAATCAATATACTCTTGGTGGCCCTGGGAATAACAAAACCATtgataattcattaaaatagaATTTACTTCGAGAGAAGCACAGAACTCAGGATTCAAAGACACAAATgccataaatcaagaaaatagagAGAATACCTGTCTCAAATAAACAACTTCGTCGCCCAACTGGGGGATATAACGGTATCCATCCTCATGCTTTGACAAGCTTAACCATGATAATTTTCTTATGGGTTGATTTGATTCTCTTCTAATAAATCTCGTATCATTATCAGAATACTTTCCTCTCTTGTTTTTAGCCGACCTTGGTCTAACTGCTGTTTTCGAACTTGACACCCACTCTTCAGATGGGAACTCATCACCTGCAGCATTCTTTGACATCCCAACCAATTCATGGCCCATTTTCACCCCAAGGTTATGATTTTGAGCACTTGGTTCCCGCTGGGTTGCCTTCATCTTCATGGATCTTGTTCTACGTATTGCATCACCATTTTCAGCTTCAGAGAGATCAGTTCCAGAATCACAATGGTCATTTGCTGGTGaggaattttcttttataacactatcaaaacCTTTTAAATCAGATATAGCCTTGTGTgtcttttcccttttgtttacACCATGCAGAGAAATTGATCTGCCCAAACCTTCTCCACCTCTATCTGGTACTCCTGATATTTGATCCTGTCCCAGATAAGAGGGAGTTTCAGACATTATATCACCTCCATTGCTAGTTAAGTCACCACCTGTTCTCGAATATTTCAATTTAGAGGGACTGCTTGAATCCTTCGaaattgcttttgtttttatttttaaccttgTTATCTTTGGTGGAGGGTCCACTTTCAACTCCTGAGAATGGTTTGTACCAAAAACTTCACTTATATCTACTGGGTCACAACAACTGTGTTTATCAGATCTGGACCAATTTTTGTCTCCCTCGTTACAAATTTCATTGCTTGAAGCTGTGGAAGCACCAGTAAGATCACCTCTAGTGTGGTATTGAGACAGTCCAAAGCCAGACACATTCGAAGAAGATGCCCCTGGATCTTCAGAGCTTATCTTGatgttattttcttcaatacgTCCAGAAGATAGGTTAACAAAATCAATATGATTTTCACCATTGAGTCTGCTCTCTTCTGGAGACACAGGCTTCTTGGAGTCACGTAGTGAGAACTTCAAGactatttttttcctatttcccAAAACTGATAGAGATTCAGGGAGTTCAGGAGGCTTGGCCATATCCTCAACCAAAACAAGTTTATCTTCCTTCGTACATTTTTCTTGTGCATTCTGCAAGTATTCATCTCCTCTGTTGTTTTGGACGGTCAAATCTTGAAGCCCTGACTCACAGTTGGATGTATCGTCTTctgaatcatcatcatcatcttcatctgtAGATGTTCCAGTAATTTTGGAAAGCATGTTTCGAGCATTGCGGGCAGCAACACGCTGAGGTCTTGATGACTTTGCTTTGGAAGACTTCCTCTTAGAGACTTTCTGAACACCTTTCAGTTTCTTACCTCCATTACTTCCAGATAATGAGCCATCACGCTCATCCATGTTTCGTTTCTTCAATCGCCTCCCAGAAGATGTCATTAGTTCAGCCTGAAAACCAACAACTTCagtattttgtatttatagagaaacaagaaaagagagATATAGACAAACCACTACTTACTTCAGTCTTGTGTTTTCTCCTCCTTGACCTGCGAATGCTATCCTTTTTACTGTGTTCAGCATCAGTGTCCCCTGTACTACAATTGGGATCGCTGGGAGAGCTGAAACACAAACTACCCTGCTCCTCCTCACTGGTGCATTCCTCTGCAACATTATACTCAGAATCAGTGTTGTCACTTATGACTTCATTTTCTGGTTCCCAGTAAATGGCATCCATGAACTCAGGCAGTGGGTCAAACATTCTTTCTAAATCTTCCAATGGAGGCATTTGATAATCCTGGCCTAAACCAATATCCGGACCAACAGCAAATTTGATGGATGAAGGACGCCACTCAACTCCTAGTGCACCAAGTCGACGTTGCTGAAACATGGTCTGATAAGGTTCTGGGTATGGAATCATACCTGGAGTTTCCAATAAGCGATTACattaggggaggtgctgtctcggaataacatttcaaaaaattaacataCATAAAGGAGCCATAAACATACTTGAGTCACACAGAGGATCTTCAATGTTCCTTCGATGCGGAGCCAGTTGTGTCTCCTGCACCAGAAATGATCTCATACTAATAAGTTATTTAGCATTGAGAAGAGTCAAAGACACTAGATAGAAAGATCTTTGACTACTAATCTCCCATTACAACTGAAATGAGTCAAAGACACCAGACTTAGCACTCCAAATTGACCACgtcaacaaaatcaattttccaAAACTATTCATCTGTGCCAACATGATAAACTATCAGAAATAAATCCTCGAGAATGGGGAAAAGGTCACTACTTCAATTTTGATGACTTTAAATCTTGCAGGTTGTTAGGGTGCGCATATTAATCATTATCCGCATCCTGTAGTGTACTTTTCTAATAGGCCAAAGTAAAAAATTCTTCACAAAGAAAGAATGCTGCAGGAGCTAACCTGATCGAGGACATTTCCTGCAGCATCACGGATAAGGGGTCTATAATCCCCAAGGAAAAACTGCATgagaaaaataaccaaaacaaccattgaaaagaaacagaagaattattatttaattaataggaAAGGGAACTCTGGCTCACCCAGGGAAGCAGGGGAGAGGTGAGAAGAACTGCACAATTAAGATTTCGTGTACCTGGTCATATTTGGCATCCTTTTGAGACTCACCCTGGCCTGTGTTTAGCAAGTATATTTGGCCAACATCATCAGAAAGCACAACAGATGTCCCATCCCtatcacaaaaagaaaacatgtcAAATCACCAATGGAAAAACCACAAACCAAACATCGCGTGTGAAGAATTCTCAAGATTcagccaattttttttataaaaaaaatgtgcatGGCAAGAATATCACATCATTACTATATCTCAAATCCAAGGCAAATGCAACACCTGGAAGCTGACTGATATAAAATTACCCAACCCATAAGAACCTCATAAAGGAATGAAGCACACCGTCCAAAAGCATATCATTTAGACCAATGCTCATATGATGCAATCCCActataaataattgaaatataaatgagaagattaaaaaaatccaaccagTCATATTTGACATTTAATCATCACTTTCAAGAATAATTTCCAAATAACTGTGATGAGGGGTCAAGTTTAGGCATAGCCTAACAAGTCAAAACCCACTCGCTTCCTCATACTTAATTACCATAATCTGAAACATATTAGCTTAAGGACAAAAAAGAAAGgtaaaatttgattattaaatatGTTATGGTTTACTTACGGAGAAAACTTCCCATCAAtcaacttgacacgaccaattTCATATGTGCGAATAGGAATGCCCTCCCATATCTATCATATAACATGCAGAGTCACGTAAAAAATAGGCACTGGTGGAACAATATCAGTGAGTCAACATGAGGAACTTGTAGAACCAGAGACTTACATCCCACACTATCATTTGACCATCATACCCAGCACTCATAGCTATCCGCGGATTGAAAGGATGAACATCTAAAACATAAGACTgccaaaatgaataaaaaaacagttaattaatgacattaaaaaaataaaatatcaaattaacaaagattcaatgtaagaaaaaaaataaaatcacaattgAACAATCAGATGGAGCAGATAGAGTGCCCAGATGACCAAGTAAACTAAGATTATGTGAAGTATATGCAGAACAATTGAGTTTGTGCCATTCTGTGAAATTCAGCTAAAATCTATTGAACAAGGATTTAAAGCCAGTAAACAATACTACAAGATTTTGTTGTGAAGATAATAGAAGTAATTAAGATTAGATGAGATGTCAATAAGTTTCCTCCCAATGTCACAAATTTTGGAGATTGaccatattaaaatgattgagAAAAAACAAGGACAAAGGAAAATAAGACATCTAGAAGGATGACTTCAGATAAGAAGGAAGGAATCAACCCATAATGATTCATTTATTCGAATAGAGGTCAAAATAAGCACATTAAATATGTCAATCCATGATGGGGACCAAAAAGTTCAGAAAACACTTACAGACTCGGTATGGCCAGTCAAAGAATGCACTAAACTACTATCAGCAGCATTCCAAACACATATTCTGCAATCTGCATGTATGTGGAATAATTGAGGGCCACCAGAAGGTAAGGACAAGATTTAAAGAgagcattaaaaaatattcacatccaaaattcataaaaaaaaaattgattgtctGTAGATCAACATCCATAAGCACAGATTAGCCATTTCTCTACATCAACTGGACTGGGCAGAGTTGCAACAAGACAAGTAGAAGTTAAGAACTTAGGAGTTTTGAAGCCTTAGACCTCATTTTAAGATGGCTAAGCCAAGACATCGACATAGAGTAAACACATGCTCTGATTGatcttatttttgaattttcagacACTATAAGGACCTAATCTAAAGATCCATGttgaaataaacattaaaaaccaTGTCCACAAAAAAAGTAAAGGTGGGAAGAATCTTTGCATCCAAACGAAAGCATAAAAGACAGAGAAGCAAGAAGTTATTTAACACAATCAGGATTCTATAACATATGGTATGTATGGAATAAAGTCACTAACTTTTCATTGCATACAAAAGAAGAGCAtagcaaaatacaaagaaacaaTACACAAAAAGGGGCGCCTTAACAAATGCTAGAGGCCAATCCATACTGCAACAGTAAAATTTACCCATAACAGCTGCTAAGACAAAGCGCTTATCAAGACTCCACACAATCATATTAACACCACGAGGAGTTGGAAGAATTCTTTGGCGTGGTCCTCCCCGAAGAGGTTGTGGAGGTAGTGGAGGAGGTGGAACTTTCAGATGATAAGACATTGTCCAACGTACAGATTTTCCCTGGggcaataaaaagaaaggacaAGTAAAAAATCTTTCCATGAAATTCATTAACTTCAAGCCTAGCAATTCAAACATTGGAGAGCAGAAGGTACAAATAATTCTCCTAAGGTTCATAGAAATGGAAACATTTATAATATGCCTCCTCCAAACTACACACTGAAAACCATAGTGGGAAACTATTTCAAAGGAACTCACATGCGATCTCCGTGATATAGGTCTCCATATGATTGCACTGCCATCACGGGAGCAGGTGACTATTTTGTCATGACAGAACCTAAGAATCATGAAATTTAAGCAATAAGTACCCCATAAATTTGCCAAGTATGTACAGGGTAAATTGTTCATTCTATTCTACTTAAAATCAAACTAACTATAGAAATGGACTATTGACATTAAATAACTGAGAATGGAAAGGAATATATTGACAGACCAGGAGGTTTTAAATTTCGGAACACTATCCTCCTTCAAAGTGTCAGACATTGAAGATCTTGGAGCCACAGCACAGCCACTGCAGATGAAAGCAGATGGTTAAGGGTCAGACaccccaaaataaaataatttgctaACAAGGAACAACTAACCTGAATTGAACATAATTGACATCGTTCTCATGGCCAGATAATACATCCATCTCATGTATAGGTTGTTCTGACTCATCTGTGTTAGATTTACATGCATTCCAAACCtggaaatattttgttatttgaaacacatcaaacaaaacatataGTAACACCAACAAAGATAGTGATGAAAAATGAACCTAAGAAGTTATTTCAAGAGAAAAGGCATTCAAACACACCCTAGCATAAGTATCAGAGCTTCCAGTGACAAAAGCAGTTCCATTGGCATTGTAAGCACAACACAATATCTGATTGCTCTGTGGACCATTACTCGAGGAAGGTCCATTGCTAAAAGTACCACTGCTCTTACCTGCAAAAAAACTCCCATTTACCAGGCCTGTAATCAACAATACAGTACTAATGTAAAAGGCAACCATCTAACCAGTAAGAGCATCTGAAGGCTTTGGAACATAAATTCGTGGACTACAATGGGAATATCTAGCATCCCAAACTCGACAAGTTCCATCATCTGATGACCTACAAATAGGCATATTAGCTGATTAACTAACAATGCCAAGTCAGATAAATACACATGCCTCCAGCCAGAAGGCAATAGAAAAAAACATCCCCATATCAGAACATCTCATTGAAGAACTCCAGAAAAATCACAGAGTGACCCTAGCCAatacaaatgaaatttttacatgaaactCAAAACGATCACAGAGGATCAACTGATTATATGaacatttttaaattactaTCAATATCTCTAGAAAAAGGACTCACGATAAAAGGTGATACACAGAGCCAAGCCTGGGACTAAATGCAATGGCAGTAACAGCTCCAGTGTGCCCCTGCAAGACTGAAATGGGCATCCCATCTGGCAAGCGCCACTGCATTGTACCCAAAGGAACTATTTATTTATCAGAGTGAATGAAACTTGGAACGCTAAAAGATGAGGTAGAGAACTCCTACCACTCGAATGACAAAATCATTGGAA is a window encoding:
- the LOC133681613 gene encoding ribosomal RNA small subunit methyltransferase is translated as MAGGKIRKEKPSSRGAPSSNHYQGGISFHKSKGQHILKNPLLVDSIVQKSGIKSTDVVLEIGPGTGNLTKKLLEAGKMVVAIELDPRMVLELQRRFQGTPFSNRLKVIQGDVLKTDLPYFDICVANIPYQISSPLTFKLLNHQPSFRCAIIMFQREFAMRLVAQPGDTLYCRLSVNTQLYARVSHLLKVGKNNFRPPPKVDSSVVRIEPRKPRPQVNPKEWDGFIRICFIRKNKTLGSIFRIKNVLSMLEKNYKTLQALQQLQNGSSGSTNAEMDILGLGDSKEDHSMDMDDGTDDEMEVEDGDADGEASEFKQKVLAVLKERDYSEKRSSKLSQEEFLHLLSQFNMAGIHFS
- the LOC133682593 gene encoding uncharacterized protein LOC133682593, with product MDIWNRSSSGGASSIGKPLLDFSNTVMEKAHFEQQGRVRVNEKKIDVDHREIYFLIMHFLSSGPFHRTFRQFQDEVLGHELLPRRYHAWFSRSGAHNGNDNNDGVSLPLSYDKLVERYPHVEKDHLVKLLKQLLLNTDSMFGEAGRNTLNAAHVPTILGSGSFSLLDCEKSMHKQAMPLPANLRWPHMQIDQVHGLSLRELGGGFAKHHRAPSIRYASYAIAKPLTMVQKMQNTKKLRGHRTAVYCAIFDRSGRYVITGSDDRLVKIWSMETAFCLASCRGHEGDITDLAVSSNNALVASASNDFVIRVWRLPDGMPISVLQGHTGAVTAIAFSPRLGSVYHLLSSSDDGTCRVWDARYSHCSPRIYVPKPSDALTGKSSGTFSNGPSSSNGPQSNQILCCAYNANGTAFVTGSSDTYARVWNACKSNTDESEQPIHEMDVLSGHENDVNYVQFSGCAVAPRSSMSDTLKEDSVPKFKTSWFCHDKIVTCSRDGSAIIWRPISRRSHGKSVRWTMSYHLKVPPPPLPPQPLRGGPRQRILPTPRGVNMIVWSLDKRFVLAAVMDCRICVWNAADSSLVHSLTGHTESSYVLDVHPFNPRIAMSAGYDGQMIVWDIWEGIPIRTYEIGRVKLIDGKFSPDGTSVVLSDDVGQIYLLNTGQGESQKDAKYDQFFLGDYRPLIRDAAGNVLDQETQLAPHRRNIEDPLCDSSMIPYPEPYQTMFQQRRLGALGVEWRPSSIKFAVGPDIGLGQDYQMPPLEDLERMFDPLPEFMDAIYWEPENEVISDNTDSEYNVAEECTSEEEQGSLCFSSPSDPNCSTGDTDAEHSKKDSIRRSRRRKHKTEAELMTSSGRRLKKRNMDERDGSLSGSNGGKKLKGVQKVSKRKSSKAKSSRPQRVAARNARNMLSKITGTSTDEDDDDDSEDDTSNCESGLQDLTVQNNRGDEYLQNAQEKCTKEDKLVLVEDMAKPPELPESLSVLGNRKKIVLKFSLRDSKKPVSPEESRLNGENHIDFVNLSSGRIEENNIKISSEDPGASSSNVSGFGLSQYHTRGDLTGASTASSNEICNEGDKNWSRSDKHSCCDPVDISEVFGTNHSQELKVDPPPKITRLKIKTKAISKDSSSPSKLKYSRTGGDLTSNGGDIMSETPSYLGQDQISGVPDRGGEGLGRSISLHGVNKREKTHKAISDLKGFDSVIKENSSPANDHCDSGTDLSEAENGDAIRRTRSMKMKATQREPSAQNHNLGVKMGHELVGMSKNAAGDEFPSEEWVSSSKTAVRPRSAKNKRGKYSDNDTRFIRRESNQPIRKLSWLSLSKHEDGYRYIPQLGDEVVYLRQGHQEYIDLYSLREKGPWSLIKGHLSAVEICKVEDLDYAIVPGSGDSCCKITLRFVDPSSVAFGKAFKLTLPELIDFPDFVVEKTRYDASINRDWNTRDRCEVWWRNENGEGGEWWEGDIVSVQAKSVDFPDSPWERYEVIYTSDPTLHKHSPWELHDLGIPWEHPHIDFDITNRLLSLFNKLEQSAKKNQDSYGIQKLNEASRKWDFFNRFSVPLCPEIIRSRLESNYYRSFEAVKHDIQVMMKNAQDFFELSAELSHKMKRLSEWFTRKLSKM